A genome region from Macrotis lagotis isolate mMagLag1 chromosome 4, bilby.v1.9.chrom.fasta, whole genome shotgun sequence includes the following:
- the RASL12 gene encoding ras-like protein family member 12 isoform X2 — translation MSSVFGKPRAGNLGPERLLHSSIPDVNVAILGCRGAGKSEDTYTSEETVDQQPVLLRVMDTADQDVPRNCKRYLSWAQAFLVVYSIDDRRNFEGCSQYLDIIAHHAKETQHDYPVLLLGNKLDMAQYRQVTKSEGMTLAGKFGCLFYEVSACLDFEAVQHVFHEAIREVRREQEKTTPTRPLFISEERSIFHQAPLTAKHGLPSCTFNTLSTVNYKEMPTVAQAKLVTVKSSRAQSKRKAPTLTLLKGFKIF, via the exons ATGTCGTCCGTGTTTGGCAAGCCCCGGGCTGGGAACCTTGGTCCTGAACGCCTGCTGCACAGCTCCATCCCAGACGTTAACGTGGCCATCCTGGGCTGCAGAGGAGCCGGCAAGTCTG AAGACACCTATACCTCAGAAGAGACTGTCGACCAACAACCAGTCCTGCTGAGAGTGATGGACACAGCAGATCAG GATGTTCCCAGAAACTGTAAGCGCTACCTTAGCTGGGCACAAGCCTTCCTAGTTGTCTACAGTATAGATGACAGACGAAATTTTGAAGGTTGTAGTCAATACCTGGACATCATCGCCCACCATGCAAAGGAGACTCAGCATGACTATCCTGTGTTGCTTCTGGGAAACAAGCTGGACATGGCCCAGTACCG GCAGGTCACCAAGTCAGAGGGTATGACTCTGGCTGGAAAGTTTGGGTGTCTGTTCTATGAAGTCTCTGCCTGCCTGGATTTTGAAGCTGTGCAGCACGTATTCCATGAAGCCATCCGGGAGGTCCGGAGGGAGCAAGAGAAGACCACCCCCACCCGGCCCCTCTTCATCTCTGAGGAAAGGTCCATTTTCCATCAGGCCCCTCTCACTGCTAAGCACGGCCTGCCTAGCTGCACCTTCAACACCCTCTCTACTGTCAACTACAAGGAGATGCCAACTGTGGCCCAGGCCAAGCTGGTGACCGTCAAGTCATCCCGGGCCCAAAGCAAGCGCAAGGCTCCCACCTTGACCCTACTAAAAGGCTTCAAGAttttctga
- the KBTBD13 gene encoding kelch repeat and BTB domain-containing protein 13 has translation MQSVLPGCVQVWVGGQLFAADKALLVENSDFFCGLFRSGMQEATQGEIHLGVLSASGFQTTLQVLGGQRPALGGEEELLQAVECAAFLQAPALAQYLIHSLSSDNCVALCETAFVFGLWDVFHRAALFIRDGPSEMVNELSPEVQAYVEALRPSSFVAVGTHTPTPEYLEDMTRTVCYLDEKEDVWRTLASLPVEASTLLAGVTTLENKLYIVGGVRGANKEVVEPGFCYDADQGTWQEFPSPHQARYDVALVGFEGSLYAIGGEFQRVPLRSVERYDFASGCWNFIADLPQPAAGVPFAQTLGRLFICLWQPADTTAVYEYKTRTDAWLPVASLRRSQSYGHCMVAHRDNLYVVRNGPSDDFLHCAIDCLNLTTGQWTALPGQFVNSKGALFTAVVRGDTIYTVNRMTTLLYSVGNGSWRLLREKAGFPRPGSLQTFLLRLPDMALAPEISSPEL, from the coding sequence ATGCAGTCAGTTCTTCCAGGCTGTGTCCAGGTCTGGGTAGGGGGACAGCTCTTTGCAGCTGACAAGGCCTTGCTGGTGGAAAATAGCGACTTCTTCTGTGGCCTGTTCCGGTCAGGGATGCAAGAGGCCACCCAAGGTGAGATCCACCTTGGGGTGCTGAGTGCGAGTGGCTTCCAGACCACATTGCAGGTCTTGGGTGGTCAGCGGCCAGCCCTGGGGGGTGAGGAGGAATTGCTTCAAGCTGTGGAATGTGCTGCCTTCCTGCAGGCCCCTGCCCTGGCCCAGTACCTCATCCACAGCCTCTCCTCAGACAACTGCGTGGCATTGTGCGAGACTGCATTTGTCTTCGGCCTGTGGGACGTGTTCCACCGAGCGGCACTCTTCATTCGAGATGGTCCCTCGGAGATGGTCAATGAACTGTCCCCAGAAGTGCAAGCCTACGTGGAGGCCCTGAGACCCAGCAGTTTCGTGGCTGTTGGTACCCACACACCCACTCCTGAGTACCTGGAGGATATGACTCGAACCGTATGCTACCTGGATGAGAAGGAGGATGTGTGGCGGACTCTGGCCTCCCTGCCGGTGGAGGCCAGCACCTTGCTGGCTGGAGTCACCACATTGGAGAACAAGCTCTATATCGTGGGTGGAGTCCGAGGGGCTAACAAGGAAGTTGTGGAGCCTGGCTTCTGCTATGATGCTGACCAGGGGACTTGGCAGGAGTTCCCCAGCCCCCACCAGGCACGCTATGATGTTGCACTCGTTGGCTTTGAGGGCAGTCTCTATGCCATTGGGGGAGAGTTCCAGAGGGTGCCACTGAGATCGGTGGAGCGATATGACTTTGCCTCTGGCTGTTGGAACTTCATAGCTGACCTCCCCCAGCCTGCCGCTGGGGTCCCTTTTGCCCAAACCTTAGGCCGCCTCTTCATCTGCCTATGGCAGCCTGCAGACACCACGGCAGTGTATGAGTATAAGACTCGGACTGATGCCTGGCTCCCTGTGGCATCCCTGAGGAGGTCCCAGAGTTATGGTCACTGCATGGTGGCCCATCGAGATAATCTCTATGTGGTTCGTAATGGACCCTCTGATGATTTCCTTCATTGTGCCATTGACTGTCTGAACCTGACCACGGGGCAGTGGACGGCCCTTCCTGGTCAATTTGTCAATAGCAAGGGGGCACTTTTTACAGCTGTGGTGAGAGGCGATACAATCTACACTGTCAATCGGATGACCACCCTGCTCTACAGCGTTGGCAATGGTTCCTGGAGGCTGCTGAGAGAGAAGGCGGGTTTCCCCAGACCTGGCTCACTGCAAACCTTTCTTCTCCGGCTGCCTGATATGGCCCTGGCCCCAGAAATCTCCTCTCCAGAGCTATGA
- the RASL12 gene encoding ras-like protein family member 12 isoform X1 encodes MSSVFGKPRAGNLGPERLLHSSIPDVNVAILGCRGAGKSALTVKFLTKRFISEYDPNLEDTYTSEETVDQQPVLLRVMDTADQDVPRNCKRYLSWAQAFLVVYSIDDRRNFEGCSQYLDIIAHHAKETQHDYPVLLLGNKLDMAQYRQVTKSEGMTLAGKFGCLFYEVSACLDFEAVQHVFHEAIREVRREQEKTTPTRPLFISEERSIFHQAPLTAKHGLPSCTFNTLSTVNYKEMPTVAQAKLVTVKSSRAQSKRKAPTLTLLKGFKIF; translated from the exons ATGTCGTCCGTGTTTGGCAAGCCCCGGGCTGGGAACCTTGGTCCTGAACGCCTGCTGCACAGCTCCATCCCAGACGTTAACGTGGCCATCCTGGGCTGCAGAGGAGCCGGCAAGTCTG CTTTGACCGTGAAGTTTCTGACCAAGCGGTTTATCAGTGAATATGATCCCAATTTGG AAGACACCTATACCTCAGAAGAGACTGTCGACCAACAACCAGTCCTGCTGAGAGTGATGGACACAGCAGATCAG GATGTTCCCAGAAACTGTAAGCGCTACCTTAGCTGGGCACAAGCCTTCCTAGTTGTCTACAGTATAGATGACAGACGAAATTTTGAAGGTTGTAGTCAATACCTGGACATCATCGCCCACCATGCAAAGGAGACTCAGCATGACTATCCTGTGTTGCTTCTGGGAAACAAGCTGGACATGGCCCAGTACCG GCAGGTCACCAAGTCAGAGGGTATGACTCTGGCTGGAAAGTTTGGGTGTCTGTTCTATGAAGTCTCTGCCTGCCTGGATTTTGAAGCTGTGCAGCACGTATTCCATGAAGCCATCCGGGAGGTCCGGAGGGAGCAAGAGAAGACCACCCCCACCCGGCCCCTCTTCATCTCTGAGGAAAGGTCCATTTTCCATCAGGCCCCTCTCACTGCTAAGCACGGCCTGCCTAGCTGCACCTTCAACACCCTCTCTACTGTCAACTACAAGGAGATGCCAACTGTGGCCCAGGCCAAGCTGGTGACCGTCAAGTCATCCCGGGCCCAAAGCAAGCGCAAGGCTCCCACCTTGACCCTACTAAAAGGCTTCAAGAttttctga